From the genome of Sediminibacter sp. Hel_I_10:
GTGATATAATTATCAAAGGCTTTTATAATACCACCGTCTTCTCCAGAGAATGTGCCTTGAGAGCCATTGTAAACATCTGTACCTTGTTGAGAGATGAGCATGGGATATTTGCAATTTCTAAAATAGTTACCTTCAACAAATAGAGAAGAGCCATTTGTAGATCCAGATCCGTATTTTGCATTACCATCAAAGTAATTATTGTAGATATGGGCAGAATAGAATCGTACACGCGGATGTCTTGAATCTGAATGATCATACCAATTGTGATGATATGTAACATACAGATCGGTAGTAGTGTTTTCACTTAAACCCAAGAGATTGCTTTTTCCAGTATCCCAAAAATGGTTGTAAGACATAGTTACGTAAGTTGATTTTTTACAATCTAAGGCACCATCCCCTTTTGCTTGATCTGCATCACCACCAGCTGCGCCATAAAACATGTCGCAATTATGAATCCAAACGTGAGCATTGTCCTGTTGTAAGCCTAAGTTGTCACCTTCGTTAGCGTTGGTGAGCATAAAGCCCAGATTACGCACTTCTATATTGGTCCCTTTTTTAATGCGAAGTCCCCAACCATTTGCAAGAGCATCATCACCTACGCCCTCAAAAGTTATAGAGCCATTTACATTGTTTTCATTTTCAATAACAAGATCACCATTGAGCATATAATCCAGATCGGTGATGTTGCCAATAAGTCTTACCGATAAAGGCCTGTCATCATCTCCTTTTTTGAAACCATCTAAAATAGTTTGCAACCCAACACATGGATTTGTTGTAGCTCCTAATACATCAAGAGATATGGTGTTTTTTGAATTTTCCGTAATGTATAAGACTACGGCATCAGTTTTAAGTGTGCCATCCAGATTATATGCCCCTGGAATATGACCATCATGATGTGCAAATCCATTTCTGTCATGAGACAATACAGTCACGGCATTGGAAACCGTTTCATCTCCTTCAGAAGCTGTAATTATGGGAACAATCTTAAAGGTGTAGTCACCTGCTGCCAGACCCAAAATATCGGCACGGTAATAATCACCGTAACTTCTTATAAGTTGCGTATCTATAATTTGGTCGGTAATGCCAGCGCCAGTGTAATACACATTATAACTGTCTGCTTCAGGGAGAGGTTGCCATTTGATGTAAGCGGTCTCCGTCCATCCAACCACTTCAGTGATTGAAACCGTTTGGGAAAAAGCTAATTTTAGAGATCCCAAAAATACACAGGCTACTATGATAACATTTTTCATTTAATTAATTGTTTTTGTAATCGATTACATAAAGATAGTTTTTTACAAGATTAAATTCATTTAAAAGAGAATAAAGTTTGTGTACTGTTGTATAATTTTTTAGATTTGGTAATCGATTACATTTTGCATTTATACTTACATAACATGAAACTAGAGATCTCTTATTGTAATATCAAAAAATATATAACTCAAATTTTGAGTATTTCTCAAATATTTCTTTTCTGTGCTTTACTCGCTTTTATAGGGTGTAAGGATGAAAAATCCAAAAAAGATACCGAGGTTCAAATAGAGGGCATTGTAGAAAATGATCCTTGGTCTGCTATGGATAAAGTGGTGGAAAGTGTCGTTGCGCCAACGTTTCCAGATGCAACCTTCAATATTATGGATTTTGGAGCAAATCCAAATGGTGCTGCTAATAATACCATGGCTTTTAAAGAAGCAATAGCGGCTTGTGTCGAAAATGGTGGCGGAGTAGTGTTGGTGCCTAAGGGCAAATACCTTACAGGCGCTATTCATTTAGATGATAATATCAATCTTCATTTAGAAGAAGGTGCAGAAATTTTATTTAGCACCAATCCTCAAGATTATTATCCGTTAGTTCCAACATCTTATGAAGGCGTTGAATTGATGAACTACTCTCCGTTAATTTATGCTAGCAATAAGAATAATGTGGCCGTTACAGGTAAAGGCACCTTAAATGGTCAAGCCGGAATTGAGAACTGGTGGAAATGGTGTGGAAAGGAAGAATACGGATGGGAAAAAGGAATGCCACAACAAAAGGATAGTTTGAATTTGCCTAGATTGATGGACATGGGACAAAACGGAACCCCTTTAGATGAACGTGTTTTTGGCGATGGATTCTATCTTCGTCCTAATTTTATTGAGTTTTATGAATGTGAGAATGTATTGTTAGAGGGGGTTAAAATCACCAACTCCCCATTTTGGATCATTCATCCATTTAAATCCAATAATGTTACCGTAGATGGTGTTACGGTTGAAAGTCATGGACCAAATAACGATGGTTGTGATCCAGAATATTCTAAGAATGTGATTATTAAGAATTGTACATTCAATACTGGTGATGATTGTATCGCCATTAAAGCAGGAAGAGATGCCGAGGGAAGAAGAGTAGGCATCAAAACAGAAAATGTTGTGGTTAAAAACTGCAAAATGATTGATGGTCATGGAGGTGTCGTTATTGGCAGCGAAATGTCTGCGGGTGTCAACAATGTGTATGTAGAAGATTGTAAAATGGATAGTCCGAACTTAGATAGAGCCATCCGTTTGAAAACAAATTCAAGACGTGGTGGTGTGATTGATGGCGTATATGTAAGAAATGTTGAGGTTGGTCAAGTTAAGGAAGCGGTTCTAAAATTGAATATGTTTTATGCTACTTATACCGATCAAACAGGTGAGTTCATCCCTGAGATCAAAAATATTTGGTTAGAAAACATAACGGTTAAAAATGGTGGAAAGTTTGGAATTTTGGCAAAAGGCTATGAGCAATCTCCAATTACTGATGTCACCTTAAAAAATGTAACTATAGAAAAAGTAGAAACAGCTTTCTCTCTAGAAAATGTGTCTAACCTAAATCTCATTGATACATACATTAACGGTTCTCTTGTAGAGAGCCCGCTAAAAAACGAGCAATAATCCAGAAGCTTTAAAAGAAAACATGTCATGTGGAATTTTGTTTAAATTGGTTTATATAGCTTAATTCTTAAATAAGCCTGATGTAGCCGTCAGGCTTATTTGTTAGATAAATTGTAATAATAATGAGATTAAAAAATAGCATATGTTTGGGGTTCTTTTTGCTGTTTGTAATGGCAACTTATGCTATGCAAAACATTAAAAAGGACACCTCTTATACTGTAAATAGTTCTTATAAAAAGTATAAAAAGGAATTTCCTCAAATTGAAATCGTCAAATCAAAACAATTTGAAAATGTAACGGAGATTGAGAATCTTGCTTATAAAACATTAAAAAGCAGAAGCCTCTGTCTCGACGCTTTTATAAATTCTACAGCAGCTAATCCAGCTGTAATCATGGTACATGGTGGCGGATGGAAGTCTGGTGATAAATCCCACATGAAGCCTTTGGCGCAATACATTGCCAATAAGGGGTATTCTTGTTTTACGGTAGAATATAGATTATCTGATGAAGCCATTTATCCCAATGGGATCTATGATGTCAAACAAGCCATCAAATACATTAAGGCTAATGCCAAACAATTTCATGTAGATACCTCTAAGGTCGCTGTTTTGGGAGCTTCATCTGGAGCACAAATGGCAACATTGGTCGGCGCAACCAACAACAATTCAAAATTTGAGGAACGTTCGGGCGATGGTATATCATCTTCAGTACAAGCCATTATTAATTTAGATGGTGTTTTAGCTTTTAAGCATCCAGAATCCAGTGAAGGTAAAATGGCAAGTTGGTGGTTGGGAGGAACCTATGATGAAAACCCTGAAAATTGGCAGCAAGCTTCAGCATTAACGCATACGAATAAGCATACACCTCCAATTTTATTCATCAATAGTCAGTACAATAGATTTCATGCTGGTAGAGACGATATGATTAAAATTATGGATGCCTATTCCATTTATTCTCGGGTTGAAACCTTTCCAAATAGTCCACATACCTTTTGGTTATTTCACCCTTATTTCAATACCACATTAGAATACATTACACAATTTTTAGATAAAACGCTTAAAAATCAATAACTATGAAAACTATAACACCTATAGTAACAGCGCTTTGCTTAATAAGTTTAATCGCTTGTAAAAACGATAAAAAAGAGGCGCCTAAGGAAGACGTTATCATTGAAGAGGAGGTTGTTTCAACTCCAAAAACCTATGCAGAACTCTCAATTGCCAAGGGAGGTCAATGGGTAGATGGCAGTAGAGGGCATGAAGAATATGATGGCGGGACGTCATTTGAAAACGTAGACCACTTAAAAGTTCCAGATAATCATACCGATCATTCGTGGTACATTCGTTACGAGGGTCCCGGTTGGGAAAGTAACAAAGTAGGCTATCGGCTTTACTTAGACTGGAGAAATGCGATTGATATCTTCGGAAAAAAGACAGATTCTCTAGTGCTCGCAGGAGTTGGTCAAGACGGCTTCGATTCTTACCATGAGTCTGAATCCTGGGGTCAAGACATTCTTAAGGTTGGTAAAGGCCTCGGCATTGGGTCGATTGGACGTTTGGTAGATAACTCTTTAGTGCATTTCAAAGAGGTGGATTCTACGTTCGCTTCTGTTGAAAATACAGAAGAAGCATCAAAAGTGGTCGTGAATTATAACGGCTGGAAAACGGGTAATGAGACTATTGATTTAGAATCTACCTTAAGTATAAAACCAGATCAAAGAGTAACCAAGCATACCATTCAGGCTTCAAAAGCAATTGATGGTATTGTCACTGGTATTATAAACCATGACGTTTCTTATACAAAAAAAGAGAGCGACAACAAGAAATGGGGATACATTGCAACTTATGGCGTGCAAACATTAGTGCCAGATAAATTGGGAATGGCCGTATTTTATGAAGTTGAAACCGCTGCAGAGGTTAAAAAAGGAGAGTTTGATTATTTAGTGGAATTCAAGCCTACTACAGAGCCCATTGACTTCTACTTTTTAGGAGCTTGGGAACAAGAGCTTAATGGTATTACAAACGAAGCAGATTTTTTATCTTACTTAGATGAAAAATTAAAGGAACTCAATGATAATAATGCACTTTAATTAATGAGAGGCTTTCCAAACAGCATGTGGTCACTAGCCCTATGTGTTGGTGTCGCTTTTTCTGTAGGAGATCATCTATCTGCTCAAGAAAAAGATTACACCATAGAAAGTTGCGTCAATTCCTTTTCCGAAGAAAAAATAGTACCAACAAAAGTAGGCTATCAGTATTGGTTTGCAGATAAAGATTTTTTAGACGGAAGAACTATCAAAATGAGTGCTGTTGCGCCAGGAAAGTCTACCCATGCACCACACCAACATCCCGAAGATGAATTTTTCTACATTTTGGAGGGTACGGCGGAATTTTATTTAAATGGAGAAAAGGTTATTGTCGAAAAGAACACCAGTTTGTACTGCCCTTCAAATAGCATGCATGGCATAAGTAATGCCGGGGATACCGAACTGAAATATTTAGTGTTAAAAACATACGAGAAAAAATAAAGAATTAAGATGAAAAATATAGCGGTATTAGCCATAATAGCATTGGGTTTTCTTACAAGTTGTAAAGAAGAGAAGACGCCAGCAGAAACGGAGGCTCCAGTACAGGAATTGGAAATTTCAGAAGATTTAAAATGGTCTGAGCGCATGGCTTTGTCAGAAATTAAACGCTTTCCAGACCCAACCTTATTAGATTTTAGAGATAAACCGAGATGGAGTTATACAAACGGTTTGGTATTGCAGGCCATGTCAAAGGTCTACGAGCAAACAAAAAACGATACCTTATTTGATTATATCTATGATTATGCAAATAGAATGATCAATGAAGATGGCTCTATAGAAACCTATAAGTTTTCAAACTATAATTTAGATATGATTAAATCTGGTGATGCCATTTTCTATTTGAATGAAAAGAAACAAGAGCCGAGATTTAGAAAAGCAATGGATACACTTCATGCCCAATTAATGGGGCAACCAACAACTTCAGAAGGTGGGTATTGGCACAAAAAAGTATATCCGTCCCAAATGTGGCTCGATGGGGTTTACATGGCAGAACCTTTCCATGCTAAATATGCAAAGACCTACATGCAAGATGAAGAGACTACCAAAATGTATGATAAGATCGTGCTACAGTTTGACTTGATAGAAAAATACAGTCGCGACCCAAAGACAGGGCTGTATTTTCATGGATGGGATGAGAGTAAGGCGCAAAAATGGGCAGATAAAACAACAGGACTATCCCAAAATTTTTGGTCTCGCGGCATGGGTTGGTACGGTATGGCCTTAGTAGATGTGCTTGATGATTTACCAGAGAGCCACCCTGGAAGAGAACGTATTCTTAATTATTTAAAGCAATATGCAGAAGCCATTGTGAAGTATCAAGATGAAGCGACCGGAACTTGGTATCAAGTGTTGAACATGCCTGAGAAAGAAGGAAATTATCTAGAAGCAACGGGAACGAGTATGTTCACCTATACTCTAGCTAAAGGGGTCAATAAGGGATATTTATCAGAAACCTATCTGGATCATGCTAATAAAGCTTTTGAAGGCATACTTAAGAACTTTATTACTGTTGAAGATAATGGCGTTGTCAACCTCAATAAATGCTGTGGTGTCGCAGGCTTGGGAGGCGATCCCTACCGGGATGGTACTTTTGAATACTATATTGGTGAGATCGTGAGATCAAACGACCCTAAAGGAACGGGCCCATTTATCATGGCAGCTTTAGAACTTGATAAATAATATGAAAAGCACTCCAATACAAACAGCCTTGTGCTCTTTTGGAATGAGCGGACATTTGTTCCACGCGCCATTTATTGACGTCAACCCGAACTTCAATTTATACGCAGTGTTGGAACGCAGCAAAACTATAGCCGAAGGCAAGTACCCAAACATTAAAACATTCAGGTCTTTAGAAGACTTGCTTAATGATAATCGCATAGAATTAGTGATTGTCAATACGCCAAACGCCACCCATTTTGAAATTACAAAAAAGTGCATCACGGCTGGAAAACATGTGGTTGTAGAAAAACCATTTACAGTAACGATTGCTGAGGCTGAAGAGCTATCAGCTCTAGCCAAAAAACACAAGGTAAAACTTGCCGTTTACCACAACAGGCGTTGGGATAGTGACTTTAAAACAGTTAAAAAAATACTTGAAGATGGTAGGTTGGGAGACCTTGTTGAGGCAGAGTTTCACTATGATAGATATGACACCCAACTCAGCTATAAAAACCATAAAGAAACTCCTACCGAAGGCGTAGGAAGTTTATACGATTTAGGATCGCATATCATTGACCAAGCGCTACAATTATTCGGAATGCCCAAAAGCGTTTTTGCGAGTCTAAATCACTTTAGAGACCAGTCTAAGGTGACTGATTATTTTGATGTCAAACTCTTTTACAAATCGCATTACGTCATTTTAAAATCAAGCTATTTTGTTCGCGAGGCTTTACCGGCTTATACACTTCACGGAACAAATGGGTCTTTCATCAAATCGAAATCTGATATCCAAGAAGTTGAACTCCAAAAAGAATTAAAGCCTAATAGCAAAAACTGGGGCATAGAACCGGAAACCGAGCGCGGTTTGTTACATTTTATGAAAGATGGCCATGCATATAAAGAATTAATTGCTTCAGAAAAAGGAGATTATATGTTCTTCTATAACGGGGTTTATGATGCCATAAGATGTGATAAAGAAGTACCTGTTTCAGCAAAAGAAGCAACAAATGTTATAAAGATTATTGAAGCTGCAGGCCAAAGCCACAAAGAAAAAAGAATAGTTGATTTATGAGAAAAGCATTTTTTGTTTTAATAGCATTTTACGCAGTAGGGCTATGGGCTCAAGACAAGCCCATTTCAGAAGTTTGGGTTTCAGATAATGGAGACGGCACTTATACCAACCCCATTTTGCATTCTGATTTTTCAGACCCAGACGTCATAAGAGTAGGAGATGATTATTACATGACCGCATCCTCATTTAACACGGCGCCAGGTTTACCCATCCTTCATTCTAAGGATTTGGTAAATTGGGAATTGGTCAATTACGCATTACCAGAGCAAGTGCCTTTAGATGTGTTTAACTTACCGCAGCATGGTAAGGGGGTTTGGGCACCTTGCATAAGGTATCATAATAAGGAGTTCTATATTTTTTATCCAGATCCAGACTTCGGGATTTATATGACCAAAACCAAAGATCCTATGGGCACTTGGTCTCACCCAGTTTTAATTAAAAGCGGCAAAGGTTTAATAGATCCAACTCCACTTTGGGATGAGGACGGTGTAACCTATTTGGCTTACGCATATGCAGGAAGCCGCGCAGGCATAAAAAGTCTATTGGTCATTTGCACCATGAATGCAGAGGCTACAGCAACCAACAATGATGAGGTCATGATTATTGACGGTCATCAAAACGAATCTACTATAGAAGGACCAAAGTTTTACAAGCGCAACGGCTACTATTATATTTTTGCCCCAGCAGGAGGTGTCGCCACAGGATGGCAAACCATTTTAAGATCAAAGTCTGTTTACGGACCATACGAAACTAAGAAAGTACTTCACCAAGGGAACACCGCCATTAATGGGCCGCATCAAGGGGCTTGGGTAACCACGCAAACGGGAGAAGACTGGTTTTTACATTTTCAAGATAAAGGTGCTTATGGGCGCATTGTGCACATGCAACCCATGACCTGGGAGGCTAACTGGCCAGTAATCGGTGTCGATCAAAATAAAGATGGTATTGGAGAGCCCGTTGCTACCTATAAAAAGCCAAATGTCGGTAAGCGTTATCCTTTAAAAACACCGCCAGATTCTGATGAATTTAATCAACCCAAATTAGGGCTACAATGGCAATGGCAGGCAAATCCTGAAGTTTATTATGGATTTCCAACAACTATGGGGCACTTTACCATGTATTGCAGGCCAATTCCAGAAGCGGCTAAAAACTTATATCCTGTCTCAAACCTACTGCTTCAAAAATTTCCTTCGGAAACATTTACAGCTACTACAAAAATGACCTTTAATGCGCGTTTTGATAAAGAACAAGTAGGCTTTTTAATTATGGGATTAGACTATAGCTATCTCAAGTTTCAGCAAGAGAATGGCCAACTCTATCTTTCTCAAGTGGTCTGTAAAAATGCAGATAAGAATGGAGAAGAAACAGTTATTGGTAAAACCCAAATAGCAACCAATACCGTGTATTTAAGAGTTAATGTTGGTAAGGGCGGTATGTGCAACTTTTTATATAGTCTCGACAATACCAATTTTAAACCTATAGGAGACCCATTCACAGCAAGAGAAGGTAAATGGATTGGATCCAAAATTGGGTTTTTAGCACTTCGTGAAGGCGTCACAAACGATTCTGGAAGTTTAGATATTGATTGGATAAGGTTTACAAAATGAGAAACAGCAACATTTTTATAACCATTTTAGGAATCACTGCGTTACTGTTTACCTCTTGTAAAGAAGAAAAAGCGTCTAGGATTCCTTTTGAAGTGAAAACAAGTATGTTTGATCAGAACCAAAAGAATGATTTGGGGATGAAAACTCCTAAGGGTTTAGAAACGTTTACAATATTTAAACCAACTGACAGTACAGATCAATTTAGTAACGGTGCTGTAATGATAGCTTTTAAAGATCAATTGTACTGTCAATGGCAAAGCTCGGCGAAAGATGAAGATTCAGAAGATACTTGGGTCGCTTACAGCAGCAGTACTGACGGTAAACACTGGTCGTCACCAATGATTTTATCGAGCAGTTTAGAAGATGGCATTTCAACCTCAGGCGGTTGGTGGGTCTCTGGAGATAGCCTTGTGGCGTACATCAATACGTGGCCATCAAAAGTTTTGCCAGAAGGAGGGTTTGCTTATTATAAAACAAGCACCGATGGCATACATTGGTCAGAAAAAAAACCAGTACTCATGTCTGACGGATCGGCCATGCAAGGCGTATTTGAGCAAGATCCGCACACCTTACCTAACGGGCGTATTATAAGCGCAGCTCATTTTCAGCCTGGTTTAGTAGTAGCTCCAATATATACCGATGATCCAAAAGGATTGAGCGGCTGGAAACGCGCCAATTTTTCAAATATCTCCATTAAAAAAGACGTATCACGAGAGATTGAACCAAGTTGGTTTTTAAAAGAGAACGGTAATGCGGTTATGGTTTTTAGAGATCAAAAAAGCTCCCATCATAGTCTAGCTTCAGTTAGTGAAGATGATGGTGAAAACTGGTCAACCCCAGTCATTACCGATATGCCAGACTCACGCTCTAAACAAAGCGCTGGTAATCTACCAAACGGAGTTGCGTTTTTGGTGAATAATCCAGTTCAAGATAAAAAACGCACTCCTTTAGCGATTACGCTTAGTCTAAATGGAAGTAGGTTTGATGAGGCTTTTGTGCTTCGGAAAACCGATGACATTCAACCCCTGCAATATGAAGGAAAATATAAAAGGCCAGGCTACCACTATCCAAAATCCTTTGTTTGGAAACAGCACCTTTACGTGTCTTACACCACTAATAAAGAAGATGTACAATACACAAAAATACCTTTGTCTAGCTTAAATATTGAATAAAGCATAGGAAGTATAAGTATATTAAAAAACAAAAATGAGATACATAAAACAGATAAAATTAGTTTTGATTACGATGCTGTTGCTTTCAGGTTCTGTGCTTGATGCGCAAATTCTCGATAAATCTTGGCACGAGATTACAAGTAAAAAAGAAGACGATTGGTTTGCGTCTGCAGAAGCCAAAACGATTGCTGATAACGTTTTGCTATACCAGCGAGATATTGGTGGTTGGCCTAAAAACATTCAAATGCAAAAGCCGCTTTCCGAAGCAGAAAAGCAAAAACTGAAGGCCTTAAAATCGAGTTCAAAAGACGTGACTACCGATAATGGCGCCACCTATCACGAAATGATTTTTTTGTCTAAAGTATACAGAGCACAGCCCGAGCCACGCTACAAAGAGGCGTTCTTAAACGGATTGAATTATTTGTTAGAAGCCCAATATGACAATGGCGGTTGGCCTCAATTTTATCCGTTGAAAGAAGGCTATTATACCCATATTACCTACAACGATGATTCCATGGTCAATATCCTCAAGGTGTTAAAAAATATTAAGGACGAGACCGGTTATTTTTCAATTCAACCTTCCGAAGCAGTTAGAAAAAAAGTAGATGTTGCATTTCAAAAGGGCATTGAGTGCATATTGAACACTCAATATGTTCAAAATGGTGTGCTTACCGCTTGGTGCGCACAGCACGACAAAAACACCTTATTGCCAGCAAAAGCACGCGCCTATGAATTGCCATCCTTAAGTGGAGCAGAATCTGCAAATATTGTGTTGTTGTTGATGTCTATTGAGAATCCATCCACTGCAGTGATCAACTCAGTTCATAAGGCTGTTGCTTGGTTTGAGAACACTAAAATTACAGGATTACGAGAAGACCGAGTTTATAATGACGAAGGCAAAACCATAAGTAAAATCATGGTTGCAGATGAAAATGCGCCAGCCATTTGGGCCCGTTTTATGGATTTGGAAGACAATACGCCTTTTTTTAGTGATCGAGACGGGATTAAAAAAGCAACACTTGCCGAAATAGGGGAAGAGCGAAGAAATGGATATGCTTGGTACAAAACATTTCCGCAGAAAGTATTAGACAAGTATCCTGAATGGAAAGAAAAGCACAGCTCAAAGAACTTGAAACAACTTGGTAATTTGTTTGAAGTGGTTGTCGCAAAAGATGGAAGCGGAGATTACGTAAGTATTCAAGAAGCCATAAATAACTCAAAGGCCTTTCCTTATGATAGAATCACCATCACCATTAAAAATGGCATCTATTACGAGAAAGTAAAGGTACATGAATGGAATCCTAACATCACCTTAATAGGCGAGAGTAAAGAACATACTATTATTACCTACGATGATTATTTTGATAAAATTGATTT
Proteins encoded in this window:
- a CDS encoding glycoside hydrolase family 28 protein, producing the protein MKLEISYCNIKKYITQILSISQIFLFCALLAFIGCKDEKSKKDTEVQIEGIVENDPWSAMDKVVESVVAPTFPDATFNIMDFGANPNGAANNTMAFKEAIAACVENGGGVVLVPKGKYLTGAIHLDDNINLHLEEGAEILFSTNPQDYYPLVPTSYEGVELMNYSPLIYASNKNNVAVTGKGTLNGQAGIENWWKWCGKEEYGWEKGMPQQKDSLNLPRLMDMGQNGTPLDERVFGDGFYLRPNFIEFYECENVLLEGVKITNSPFWIIHPFKSNNVTVDGVTVESHGPNNDGCDPEYSKNVIIKNCTFNTGDDCIAIKAGRDAEGRRVGIKTENVVVKNCKMIDGHGGVVIGSEMSAGVNNVYVEDCKMDSPNLDRAIRLKTNSRRGGVIDGVYVRNVEVGQVKEAVLKLNMFYATYTDQTGEFIPEIKNIWLENITVKNGGKFGILAKGYEQSPITDVTLKNVTIEKVETAFSLENVSNLNLIDTYINGSLVESPLKNEQ
- a CDS encoding cupin domain-containing protein; this encodes MRGFPNSMWSLALCVGVAFSVGDHLSAQEKDYTIESCVNSFSEEKIVPTKVGYQYWFADKDFLDGRTIKMSAVAPGKSTHAPHQHPEDEFFYILEGTAEFYLNGEKVIVEKNTSLYCPSNSMHGISNAGDTELKYLVLKTYEKK
- a CDS encoding Gfo/Idh/MocA family oxidoreductase, whose product is MKSTPIQTALCSFGMSGHLFHAPFIDVNPNFNLYAVLERSKTIAEGKYPNIKTFRSLEDLLNDNRIELVIVNTPNATHFEITKKCITAGKHVVVEKPFTVTIAEAEELSALAKKHKVKLAVYHNRRWDSDFKTVKKILEDGRLGDLVEAEFHYDRYDTQLSYKNHKETPTEGVGSLYDLGSHIIDQALQLFGMPKSVFASLNHFRDQSKVTDYFDVKLFYKSHYVILKSSYFVREALPAYTLHGTNGSFIKSKSDIQEVELQKELKPNSKNWGIEPETERGLLHFMKDGHAYKELIASEKGDYMFFYNGVYDAIRCDKEVPVSAKEATNVIKIIEAAGQSHKEKRIVDL
- a CDS encoding T9SS type A sorting domain-containing protein → MKNVIIVACVFLGSLKLAFSQTVSITEVVGWTETAYIKWQPLPEADSYNVYYTGAGITDQIIDTQLIRSYGDYYRADILGLAAGDYTFKIVPIITASEGDETVSNAVTVLSHDRNGFAHHDGHIPGAYNLDGTLKTDAVVLYITENSKNTISLDVLGATTNPCVGLQTILDGFKKGDDDRPLSVRLIGNITDLDYMLNGDLVIENENNVNGSITFEGVGDDALANGWGLRIKKGTNIEVRNLGFMLTNANEGDNLGLQQDNAHVWIHNCDMFYGAAGGDADQAKGDGALDCKKSTYVTMSYNHFWDTGKSNLLGLSENTTTDLYVTYHHNWYDHSDSRHPRVRFYSAHIYNNYFDGNAKYGSGSTNGSSLFVEGNYFRNCKYPMLISQQGTDVYNGSQGTFSGEDGGIIKAFDNYITGETLFIPYNSTSAAEQFDAYLASTRSENLDASINSYQGGNVYNNFDTDDNLYINTLIIDSPTEAKDNVMTYSGRVSGGDIDWTFDNSIDDTDYGVNVGLLEVLSSYTSSLVFVQGESNGSGTTQTLDIPDNNEQYVNEGDAISEMTFTWGGDATTATVSGLPSSGISYITDTNAKTVVVSGIPTSNVTFTVTTVGDTGTSVSGSGSIFINGLATGDEIHNFTTSALESNFYTFTNANINSNPGSTTYNGLTLTERLKIESTTNIAYTSTAPSTLTLVFDPTFNGTIKLDNVPYDATAGVLTIDNVSIGTHNITKGNVANVYYMETAYASLGINGNSTVQKIIMHPNPVKDILYLSLPNQQIENIYIYTIKGELIKSFKGYSTPLDLSSLGSGSYLIEVKTDLGSISRKLLKL
- a CDS encoding DUF4861 family protein, whose translation is MKTITPIVTALCLISLIACKNDKKEAPKEDVIIEEEVVSTPKTYAELSIAKGGQWVDGSRGHEEYDGGTSFENVDHLKVPDNHTDHSWYIRYEGPGWESNKVGYRLYLDWRNAIDIFGKKTDSLVLAGVGQDGFDSYHESESWGQDILKVGKGLGIGSIGRLVDNSLVHFKEVDSTFASVENTEEASKVVVNYNGWKTGNETIDLESTLSIKPDQRVTKHTIQASKAIDGIVTGIINHDVSYTKKESDNKKWGYIATYGVQTLVPDKLGMAVFYEVETAAEVKKGEFDYLVEFKPTTEPIDFYFLGAWEQELNGITNEADFLSYLDEKLKELNDNNAL
- a CDS encoding glycoside hydrolase family 105 protein; this encodes MKNIAVLAIIALGFLTSCKEEKTPAETEAPVQELEISEDLKWSERMALSEIKRFPDPTLLDFRDKPRWSYTNGLVLQAMSKVYEQTKNDTLFDYIYDYANRMINEDGSIETYKFSNYNLDMIKSGDAIFYLNEKKQEPRFRKAMDTLHAQLMGQPTTSEGGYWHKKVYPSQMWLDGVYMAEPFHAKYAKTYMQDEETTKMYDKIVLQFDLIEKYSRDPKTGLYFHGWDESKAQKWADKTTGLSQNFWSRGMGWYGMALVDVLDDLPESHPGRERILNYLKQYAEAIVKYQDEATGTWYQVLNMPEKEGNYLEATGTSMFTYTLAKGVNKGYLSETYLDHANKAFEGILKNFITVEDNGVVNLNKCCGVAGLGGDPYRDGTFEYYIGEIVRSNDPKGTGPFIMAALELDK
- a CDS encoding alpha/beta hydrolase, which gives rise to MRLKNSICLGFFLLFVMATYAMQNIKKDTSYTVNSSYKKYKKEFPQIEIVKSKQFENVTEIENLAYKTLKSRSLCLDAFINSTAANPAVIMVHGGGWKSGDKSHMKPLAQYIANKGYSCFTVEYRLSDEAIYPNGIYDVKQAIKYIKANAKQFHVDTSKVAVLGASSGAQMATLVGATNNNSKFEERSGDGISSSVQAIINLDGVLAFKHPESSEGKMASWWLGGTYDENPENWQQASALTHTNKHTPPILFINSQYNRFHAGRDDMIKIMDAYSIYSRVETFPNSPHTFWLFHPYFNTTLEYITQFLDKTLKNQ
- a CDS encoding glycoside hydrolase 43 family protein; translated protein: MRKAFFVLIAFYAVGLWAQDKPISEVWVSDNGDGTYTNPILHSDFSDPDVIRVGDDYYMTASSFNTAPGLPILHSKDLVNWELVNYALPEQVPLDVFNLPQHGKGVWAPCIRYHNKEFYIFYPDPDFGIYMTKTKDPMGTWSHPVLIKSGKGLIDPTPLWDEDGVTYLAYAYAGSRAGIKSLLVICTMNAEATATNNDEVMIIDGHQNESTIEGPKFYKRNGYYYIFAPAGGVATGWQTILRSKSVYGPYETKKVLHQGNTAINGPHQGAWVTTQTGEDWFLHFQDKGAYGRIVHMQPMTWEANWPVIGVDQNKDGIGEPVATYKKPNVGKRYPLKTPPDSDEFNQPKLGLQWQWQANPEVYYGFPTTMGHFTMYCRPIPEAAKNLYPVSNLLLQKFPSETFTATTKMTFNARFDKEQVGFLIMGLDYSYLKFQQENGQLYLSQVVCKNADKNGEETVIGKTQIATNTVYLRVNVGKGGMCNFLYSLDNTNFKPIGDPFTAREGKWIGSKIGFLALREGVTNDSGSLDIDWIRFTK